The Ensifer adhaerens genome contains a region encoding:
- a CDS encoding NADH-quinone oxidoreductase subunit J, whose protein sequence is MGLQVLFFYLFAFIAVASAFMVIAARNPVYSVLFLILTFFNAAGLFLLTGAEFLAMILLVVYVGAVAVLFLFVVMMLDIDFAELRAGVLEYAPVGALIGLILAAELIIVVGGATFSPEIAKSISMPIPAVADRTNTAALGDVLYTHYVYFFQIAGLVLLVAMIGAIVLTLRHRENIKRQNIPQQVARTPETAVEVVTVKPGQGI, encoded by the coding sequence ATGGGTCTGCAGGTTCTTTTTTTCTATCTCTTTGCCTTCATCGCGGTGGCGTCGGCATTCATGGTCATTGCGGCCAGGAACCCGGTTTATTCGGTTCTGTTCCTGATCCTGACCTTCTTTAACGCGGCAGGTCTGTTCCTGCTGACTGGCGCCGAATTCCTCGCGATGATCCTGCTGGTCGTTTATGTCGGCGCGGTCGCGGTGCTGTTCCTGTTCGTGGTCATGATGCTCGACATCGACTTCGCGGAACTGCGGGCCGGCGTGCTTGAATATGCGCCGGTGGGCGCGCTGATCGGTCTGATCCTTGCAGCCGAGCTCATCATCGTGGTTGGCGGTGCGACATTCTCGCCTGAGATCGCCAAGTCGATTTCGATGCCGATCCCGGCGGTCGCCGACCGCACGAACACGGCAGCGCTCGGCGACGTGCTCTACACGCACTACGTCTACTTCTTCCAGATCGCCGGCCTGGTCCTGCTCGTAGCCATGATCGGCGCGATCGTGCTGACCCTGCGCCACCGCGAAAACATCAAGCGCCAGAACATCCCGCAGCAGGTTGCCCGCACGCCCGAGACCGCCGTCGAAGTGGTCACGGTCAAGCCCGGCCAGGGCATTTAA
- the nuoH gene encoding NADH-quinone oxidoreductase subunit NuoH has product MDAFVSTYVWPAIIMVAQSLLLLVALLLFIAYILLADRKIWAAVQLRRGPNVVGPWGLFQSFADLLKFVFKEPVIPAGANKAIFLLAPLVSVTLALAAWAVIPLNAGWVIANINVGILFVFAISSLEVYGIIMGGWASNSKYPFLGALRSAAQMVSYEVSIGFVIVTVLLCVGSLNLTDIVNAQSSGIGTNLGLPASFLDWHWLALFPMFIVFFISALAETNRPPFDLPEAESELVAGFMVEYGSTPYMMFMLGEYAAICLMCALTTILFLGGWLPPVDVWFLNWVPGIIWFVLKASFVFFMFAMVKAFVPRYRYDQLMRLGWKVFLPISLAMVVITAFVLKLTGAA; this is encoded by the coding sequence ATGGACGCTTTCGTTTCGACCTATGTCTGGCCCGCGATCATCATGGTCGCCCAGTCGCTGCTGCTCCTGGTCGCGCTGCTGCTTTTCATCGCCTACATCCTGCTCGCAGACCGTAAGATCTGGGCTGCAGTTCAGCTCCGCCGTGGTCCGAATGTGGTGGGCCCCTGGGGACTTTTCCAGTCCTTCGCCGACCTTTTGAAGTTCGTCTTCAAGGAGCCGGTTATCCCGGCCGGCGCCAACAAGGCGATCTTCCTGCTCGCCCCGCTCGTCTCCGTGACGCTGGCGCTCGCCGCTTGGGCCGTGATCCCGCTCAACGCCGGCTGGGTGATCGCGAACATCAACGTCGGCATCCTCTTCGTGTTCGCCATATCTTCTCTTGAAGTTTATGGCATCATCATGGGCGGCTGGGCGTCGAACTCCAAATATCCCTTCCTCGGCGCGCTTCGCTCCGCGGCACAGATGGTCTCCTACGAAGTCTCGATCGGCTTCGTTATCGTCACCGTCCTGCTCTGCGTCGGCTCGCTGAACCTGACGGACATCGTCAACGCGCAGTCGAGCGGCATCGGCACCAACCTCGGCCTGCCGGCGTCGTTCCTCGACTGGCATTGGCTGGCGCTGTTCCCGATGTTCATCGTGTTCTTCATTTCGGCGCTGGCCGAAACGAACCGCCCGCCTTTCGACCTTCCCGAAGCGGAATCCGAACTCGTCGCCGGCTTCATGGTCGAGTACGGCTCCACGCCTTACATGATGTTCATGCTCGGCGAATATGCCGCCATCTGCCTGATGTGCGCGCTGACGACGATCCTGTTCCTCGGTGGCTGGCTGCCTCCGGTGGACGTCTGGTTCCTCAACTGGGTACCCGGCATCATCTGGTTTGTGCTGAAGGCATCCTTCGTGTTCTTCATGTTCGCGATGGTGAAGGCTTTCGTGCCGCGTTACCGCTACGACCAGCTGATGCGTCTTGGCTGGAAGGTCTTCCTGCCGATCTCTCTCGCAATGGTCGTGATCACTGCGTTCGTTCTCAAGCTGACGGGAGCCGCATGA
- a CDS encoding NADH-quinone oxidoreductase subunit D, whose protein sequence is MTEHNVRNFNINFGPQHPAAHGVLRLVLELDGEIVERVDPHIGLLHRGTEKLIETKTYLQAVPYFDRLDYVAPMNQEHAYALAIEKLTATKVPIRGQLIRVLYSEIGRILSHLLNVTTQAMDVGALTPPLWGFEEREKLMVFYERACGARMHSAYFRPGGVHQDLPHELVEDIGKWIDPFLKTVDDIDELLTGNRIFKQRNVDIGVVKLDDAWAWGFSGVMVRGSGAAWDLRRSQPYECYSDLEFDIPIGKNGDCFDRYLIRMIEMRQSARIMRQCVDRLLGDAKVGPVSSLDGKIVPPKRGEMKRSMEALIHHFKLYTEGYHVPAGEVYAAVEAPKGEFGVYLVSDGTNKPYRCKIRAPGYAHLQAMDFLCRGHQLADVSAVLGSLDIVFGEVDR, encoded by the coding sequence ATGACCGAACATAACGTCCGCAACTTCAACATCAACTTTGGTCCGCAGCATCCGGCGGCGCACGGCGTTCTTCGTCTGGTGCTCGAGCTTGATGGCGAAATCGTCGAGCGCGTCGATCCGCATATCGGCCTGCTGCATCGCGGTACCGAAAAGCTGATCGAGACCAAGACCTACCTGCAGGCCGTGCCCTATTTCGACCGCCTCGACTACGTGGCGCCGATGAACCAGGAGCATGCCTACGCGCTGGCGATCGAGAAGCTGACGGCGACCAAAGTTCCGATCCGCGGCCAGCTCATCCGCGTCCTCTATTCGGAAATCGGCCGCATCCTCTCGCATCTTCTGAACGTCACGACGCAGGCCATGGACGTCGGCGCGCTGACGCCGCCGCTCTGGGGCTTTGAAGAGCGCGAAAAGCTGATGGTGTTCTACGAGCGTGCCTGCGGCGCGCGCATGCACTCGGCCTACTTCCGTCCGGGCGGCGTCCATCAGGACCTGCCGCACGAACTCGTCGAAGACATCGGCAAGTGGATCGATCCGTTCCTGAAGACCGTCGACGACATCGACGAACTCTTGACCGGCAACCGCATCTTCAAGCAGCGCAACGTCGACATCGGCGTCGTCAAGCTTGACGATGCCTGGGCCTGGGGCTTCTCGGGCGTGATGGTGCGTGGCTCGGGCGCTGCCTGGGACCTGCGTCGTTCGCAGCCCTATGAGTGCTATTCGGATCTCGAGTTCGATATCCCGATCGGCAAGAACGGCGACTGCTTCGACCGTTATCTGATCCGTATGATCGAAATGCGCCAGTCGGCCCGCATCATGCGCCAGTGCGTCGATCGCCTGCTCGGCGATGCCAAGGTCGGCCCGGTTTCGTCGCTCGACGGCAAGATCGTTCCGCCGAAGCGCGGCGAGATGAAGCGTTCGATGGAAGCGCTCATCCACCACTTCAAGCTCTATACCGAAGGCTACCACGTGCCGGCCGGCGAAGTTTACGCCGCCGTCGAAGCGCCGAAGGGCGAATTCGGCGTCTATCTCGTCTCCGACGGCACCAACAAGCCCTATCGCTGCAAGATCCGTGCCCCAGGTTATGCGCATCTGCAGGCGATGGATTTCCTCTGTCGGGGACACCAGCTTGCCGACGTTTCGGCCGTGCTGGGCTCCCTCGATATCGTGTTCGGTGAGGTGGACCGCTGA
- the nuoI gene encoding NADH-quinone oxidoreductase subunit NuoI — MAGLSQAVSSLFLKEFVGAFFLSMRYFFKPKATLNYPFEKGPVSPRFRGEHALRRYPNGEERCIACKLCEAICPAQAITIEAGPRRNDGTRRTVRYDIDMVKCIYCGFCQEACPVDAIVEGPNFEFATETREELYYDKDKLLANGDRWEREIARNIAMDSPYR; from the coding sequence ATGGCCGGTCTTTCGCAAGCCGTCAGCTCGCTGTTCCTGAAGGAATTCGTCGGCGCGTTCTTTCTGTCGATGCGCTATTTCTTCAAGCCGAAGGCGACGTTGAACTACCCCTTCGAAAAGGGACCGGTCAGCCCGCGCTTCCGCGGCGAGCATGCGCTGCGCCGTTATCCGAACGGTGAAGAGCGTTGCATCGCCTGCAAGCTGTGCGAGGCGATCTGTCCTGCACAGGCCATCACCATCGAAGCCGGCCCGCGCCGCAACGACGGCACACGCCGTACGGTTCGCTACGACATCGACATGGTGAAGTGCATCTATTGCGGTTTCTGCCAGGAAGCCTGTCCGGTCGATGCCATCGTCGAGGGCCCGAACTTCGAGTTCGCCACCGAGACGCGCGAAGAGCTTTACTACGACAAGGACAAGCTCCTCGCCAACGGCGACCGTTGGGAACGGGAAATCGCACGCAACATCGCAATGGACTCGCCCTATCGCTGA
- a CDS encoding NADH-quinone oxidoreductase subunit C encodes MSEALNELASYLRETRGALISDASLAYGELTLTTTSANLIALLTFLRDDVQCAFVNFVDVCGVDWPQRPDRFDVVYHLLSPRQNLRVRVKVATGENEPVPSATPVYPGADWFEREAYDMYGILFTGHPDLRRILTDYGFEGHPLRKDFPVTGFVEVRYDDEAKRVVYEPVELKQEFRNFDFLSPWEGTDYVLPGDEKAKAR; translated from the coding sequence ATGAGTGAAGCCCTGAATGAGCTTGCGTCCTACTTGCGCGAAACGCGCGGTGCGCTGATCTCCGACGCATCGCTGGCCTATGGCGAGCTGACGCTGACGACGACGTCGGCGAACCTGATCGCGCTGCTTACGTTCCTTCGTGACGATGTGCAGTGCGCCTTCGTCAATTTCGTCGATGTCTGCGGCGTCGACTGGCCACAGCGGCCGGACCGTTTCGACGTTGTCTATCATCTCTTGTCGCCGCGCCAGAACCTGCGCGTGCGCGTCAAGGTCGCAACCGGCGAGAACGAGCCGGTTCCGTCGGCAACGCCGGTCTATCCCGGTGCCGACTGGTTCGAGCGCGAAGCCTACGATATGTACGGCATCCTGTTTACCGGCCATCCTGACCTGCGTCGCATCCTGACGGACTACGGTTTCGAAGGACATCCGCTGCGCAAGGACTTCCCGGTCACCGGTTTTGTCGAGGTGCGTTACGACGACGAAGCAAAGCGCGTCGTCTACGAACCCGTCGAACTGAAGCAGGAATTCCGCAACTTCGACTTCCTCTCTCCCTGGGAAGGCACGGACTACGTGCTGCCCGGCGACGAGAAGGCGAAAGCACGGTGA
- the nuoG gene encoding NADH-quinone oxidoreductase subunit NuoG — MAKLKVDGKEIEVPDHFTLLQACEEAGAEVPRFCFHERLSVAGNCRMCLIEVKGGPPKPAASCAMGVRDLRPGPNGEAPEVFTTTPMVKKAREGVMEFLLINHPLDCPICDQGGECDLQDQAMAFGIDSSRYQENKRAVEDKYIGPLVKTVMNRCIHCTRCVRFTTEVAGIAELGLIGRGEDAEITTYLEQAMTSELQGNVVDLCPVGALTSKPFAFTARPWELNKTESIDVMDALGSAIRVDTRGREVMRIMPRVNEDINEEWISDKSRFIWDGLKTQRLDRPYVKKDGRLQPATWGEAFQAVKAAVAQTSGDKIGAIAGDLASVEEMYALKQLIAALGSESVDCRQDGAALDPSLGRASYLFNPTIAGIESADALLIIGSNPRFEASVLNARIRKRYRMGNFPIAVIGEPGELRYEYEYLGAGTETLAELVSGKGKFAATLKKAQRPMILIGQGAVAGEGGDAVLSAAAKLAGAVGAITAEWNGFAVLHTAASRVGGLDLGFVPGANGKTAAEMVTASDVLFLLGADEIDLAERKSGFTVYIGSHGDNGAHAADVILPGATYTEKSGTWVNTEGRVQVGNRAGFAPGDAREDWAIIRALSDVLGKKLPFDSLGELRSKLYAAHPHFADIDAIASGNGDEIAALGQKAGEMGKSVFASPVKDFYLTNPIARASAVMAECSALARNNFKAAAE; from the coding sequence ATGGCAAAGCTGAAAGTCGACGGAAAAGAGATCGAGGTACCGGATCATTTCACGCTGCTTCAGGCGTGCGAAGAGGCCGGGGCTGAAGTTCCGCGCTTCTGTTTTCACGAGCGGCTTTCGGTCGCCGGCAACTGCCGCATGTGTCTGATCGAGGTGAAGGGAGGGCCGCCCAAGCCCGCCGCTTCCTGCGCCATGGGCGTGCGCGACCTCCGTCCGGGCCCGAACGGCGAAGCGCCGGAAGTCTTCACGACCACGCCGATGGTCAAGAAGGCGCGCGAAGGCGTGATGGAATTCCTGCTGATCAACCATCCGCTCGACTGCCCGATCTGTGACCAGGGCGGCGAATGCGACCTGCAGGACCAGGCCATGGCCTTCGGTATCGACAGCTCGCGCTACCAGGAAAACAAGCGCGCCGTCGAAGACAAGTATATCGGCCCGCTCGTCAAGACCGTGATGAACCGCTGCATTCACTGCACGCGCTGCGTTCGCTTCACGACCGAAGTTGCCGGCATTGCCGAACTTGGCCTGATCGGCCGCGGCGAAGACGCCGAGATCACCACCTATCTCGAGCAGGCGATGACCTCCGAACTGCAGGGCAACGTCGTTGACCTCTGCCCGGTCGGTGCGCTGACCTCGAAGCCGTTTGCCTTCACCGCCCGTCCGTGGGAGCTGAACAAGACCGAATCCATCGACGTGATGGACGCGCTCGGTTCGGCGATCCGCGTCGATACCCGCGGCCGCGAAGTCATGCGCATCATGCCGCGCGTCAATGAGGACATCAACGAAGAGTGGATCTCCGACAAGAGCCGCTTCATCTGGGATGGCCTGAAGACGCAGCGCCTCGATCGTCCATACGTCAAGAAGGACGGCCGTCTGCAGCCGGCAACGTGGGGCGAAGCCTTCCAGGCGGTCAAGGCTGCCGTCGCCCAGACTTCCGGCGACAAGATCGGCGCCATTGCCGGCGACCTCGCTTCGGTCGAAGAAATGTACGCGCTGAAGCAGCTGATCGCAGCGCTCGGCTCCGAGAGTGTCGACTGCCGCCAGGATGGCGCCGCACTCGACCCGTCGCTCGGTCGCGCCAGCTACCTTTTCAACCCGACGATCGCTGGCATCGAAAGCGCTGACGCGCTGCTGATCATCGGCTCCAATCCGCGCTTTGAGGCTTCGGTTCTCAACGCCCGCATCCGCAAGCGCTACCGCATGGGCAACTTCCCGATCGCCGTGATCGGCGAGCCGGGCGAACTGCGTTACGAATACGAGTATCTCGGCGCCGGCACCGAAACGCTCGCCGAGCTCGTCTCGGGCAAGGGCAAGTTTGCAGCGACCTTAAAGAAGGCGCAGCGCCCGATGATCCTCATCGGCCAGGGTGCTGTTGCAGGGGAGGGCGGCGATGCCGTTCTTTCTGCCGCCGCCAAGCTCGCAGGCGCCGTCGGTGCGATTACCGCCGAGTGGAACGGTTTTGCCGTTCTTCACACGGCCGCTTCCCGCGTCGGTGGTCTCGACCTCGGCTTCGTTCCGGGCGCGAACGGCAAGACGGCGGCCGAGATGGTCACCGCCTCCGACGTTCTCTTCCTGCTCGGCGCTGACGAGATCGACCTTGCGGAACGCAAGTCCGGCTTCACGGTTTATATCGGCTCGCACGGCGACAACGGCGCACATGCCGCCGACGTCATCCTGCCGGGCGCGACCTACACCGAAAAGTCCGGCACCTGGGTCAACACCGAAGGCCGCGTTCAGGTCGGCAACCGCGCCGGCTTCGCACCGGGCGACGCACGCGAGGACTGGGCGATCATCCGCGCGCTCTCCGACGTGCTCGGCAAGAAGCTGCCCTTTGATTCGCTTGGCGAATTGCGCTCGAAGCTCTATGCGGCCCACCCGCATTTCGCCGATATCGACGCGATCGCGAGCGGCAACGGCGACGAAATTGCCGCACTTGGTCAAAAAGCAGGTGAGATGGGCAAATCCGTGTTTGCGTCTCCGGTCAAAGACTTCTATTTGACGAACCCGATAGCGCGCGCATCCGCCGTCATGGCCGAATGCTCGGCTTTGGCACGCAACAATTTCAAAGCTGCGGCGGAATGA
- a CDS encoding NADH:ubiquinone oxidoreductase, producing MAGAREEGQMKGQAEAGIPFARPLGGDPADPFGMGEWMKGLSQVPLHPLMVHPAAAVAAATAIGFGLTTQIAGAMIGAMQGAVEAAQKRAEPASSDTTTAVVAKTVQADAKPEPVAKPSAPAKRAAAKPVVEKVAAQKVVKVRATRAKAKATDDLKRISGIGPKLEQVLNAKGISGFADIAGWSEADVARFDDELGFGGRIKRDDWVGQAKALKGA from the coding sequence ATGGCCGGCGCACGCGAAGAGGGACAGATGAAGGGACAGGCCGAAGCAGGCATTCCGTTCGCACGTCCGCTTGGCGGCGATCCGGCCGACCCGTTCGGCATGGGCGAATGGATGAAGGGCCTTTCACAGGTGCCGCTGCATCCGCTGATGGTTCACCCGGCAGCCGCAGTTGCAGCAGCGACCGCGATCGGCTTCGGTCTCACGACCCAGATTGCGGGCGCCATGATCGGCGCGATGCAAGGGGCCGTCGAGGCGGCGCAGAAGCGGGCAGAGCCCGCATCGTCTGACACGACGACTGCCGTTGTCGCAAAGACGGTGCAGGCCGACGCAAAGCCGGAACCGGTCGCCAAGCCGTCCGCGCCTGCCAAGCGCGCAGCCGCAAAGCCGGTGGTCGAGAAGGTTGCCGCTCAAAAGGTGGTCAAGGTTCGCGCGACGCGCGCCAAGGCGAAAGCCACCGACGACCTGAAGCGGATCTCCGGCATCGGCCCGAAGCTCGAGCAGGTGCTGAACGCGAAGGGCATCAGCGGCTTTGCCGACATCGCCGGTTGGAGCGAGGCGGATGTCGCCCGCTTCGACGACGAACTCGGTTTCGGCGGGCGGATCAAGCGGGACGATTGGGTTGGACAGGCCAAGGCGCTGAAAGGCGCTTGA
- the nuoF gene encoding NADH-quinone oxidoreductase subunit NuoF, translating into MLRDEDRIFTNIYGLKDKSLKGAMARGHWDGTKQLLEKGRDWIVNEVKASGLRGRGGAGFPTGLKWSFMPKESDGRPHYLVVNADESEPGTCKDRDIMRHDPHTLIEGCVVASFAMGAHVAYIYVRGEFVREREALQAAIDECYAYGLLGKNNKLGYDIDIYVHHGAGAYICGEETALLESLEGKKGQPRLKPPFPANMGLYGCPTTVNNVESIAVTPTILRRGAGWYTSFGRPNNHGTKLYSVSGHVNRPCTVEDAMSIPFHELIEKHCGGIRGGWDNLLAVIPGGSSVPCVPGAQMKDAIMDFDGLREVGSSLGTAAVIVMDRSTDIIKAIWRLSAFYKHESCGQCTPCREGTGWMMRVMERMVQGRAQKREIDMLFDVTKQVEGHTICALGDAAAWPIQGLIKHFRPEMEKRIDEYTRNASSHGAVLEAAE; encoded by the coding sequence ATGCTCAGAGATGAAGACCGCATCTTTACCAATATCTACGGCCTCAAGGACAAGTCCCTGAAGGGCGCCATGGCGCGCGGCCACTGGGACGGCACCAAGCAGCTGCTCGAAAAGGGCCGTGACTGGATCGTCAACGAAGTGAAGGCTTCCGGCCTTCGCGGTCGTGGCGGCGCCGGCTTCCCGACGGGCCTCAAGTGGTCCTTCATGCCGAAGGAAAGCGACGGCCGTCCGCATTACCTCGTCGTCAATGCCGACGAGTCCGAGCCCGGCACCTGCAAGGACCGTGACATCATGCGTCACGATCCGCATACGCTGATCGAAGGCTGCGTCGTCGCCAGCTTCGCCATGGGTGCCCATGTCGCCTACATCTACGTCCGCGGCGAATTCGTCCGCGAGCGCGAGGCGCTGCAGGCGGCGATCGACGAGTGCTACGCCTATGGCCTGCTCGGCAAGAACAACAAGCTCGGCTACGACATCGACATCTACGTGCACCATGGTGCCGGCGCCTACATCTGTGGCGAAGAGACGGCGCTGCTCGAAAGCCTTGAAGGCAAGAAAGGCCAGCCGCGCCTGAAGCCGCCGTTCCCGGCCAACATGGGCCTCTACGGCTGCCCGACGACCGTCAACAACGTCGAGTCGATCGCGGTCACCCCGACCATCCTGCGCCGCGGCGCCGGCTGGTACACGAGCTTCGGCCGGCCGAACAACCACGGCACCAAGCTCTATTCGGTCTCCGGTCACGTCAACCGCCCGTGCACGGTCGAAGACGCGATGTCGATCCCGTTCCATGAGCTGATCGAAAAGCACTGTGGCGGCATCCGCGGCGGCTGGGACAACCTGCTTGCCGTCATTCCCGGCGGTTCGTCCGTTCCTTGCGTGCCCGGCGCGCAGATGAAGGACGCGATCATGGATTTCGACGGTCTGCGCGAGGTCGGTTCCAGTCTTGGAACCGCCGCCGTCATCGTGATGGACAGGTCGACCGACATCATCAAGGCGATCTGGCGTCTCTCGGCCTTCTACAAGCACGAGAGCTGCGGTCAGTGCACGCCGTGCCGCGAAGGCACCGGCTGGATGATGCGCGTCATGGAACGCATGGTTCAGGGCCGCGCCCAGAAGCGCGAAATCGACATGCTGTTCGACGTCACCAAGCAGGTGGAAGGCCACACGATCTGCGCGCTCGGCGACGCAGCTGCCTGGCCGATCCAGGGTCTGATCAAGCATTTCCGTCCGGAAATGGAAAAGCGCATCGACGAATATACGCGCAATGCGTCGTCGCATGGCGCGGTTCTGGAAGCGGCGGAGTAA
- a CDS encoding NADH-quinone oxidoreductase subunit E has translation MSVRRLAEDTVQPASFAFSKENAAWAKETINKYPKGREQSAVIPLLMRAQDQDGWVTKAAIESIADMLGMPYIRALEVATFYTQFQLKPVGTRAHIQVCGTTPCMLRGAEDLIKVCKSKIAHDPFTLNESGTLSWEEVECQGACVNAPMVMIFKDTFEDLTPEQLEQIIDRFEAGKGAEITPGPQIDRIYSAPEGGPTTLMLADAAPAKAASSAAKKVSDAPAVSVPPSNAGRAKTASAVTDASLKTPATAKAEAAANAKVEGDTVDKSKPAKAAAVSGKPSLEDKNRPAGIEKPAATDDLKMISGVGPKIEGTLNELGIYTYAQVASWKKAEREWVDGYLNFKGRIERDDWVKQAKALANGGEAEYIKVFGKKPR, from the coding sequence ATGTCCGTTCGTCGACTAGCCGAAGACACCGTCCAGCCAGCGAGCTTTGCCTTCAGCAAGGAGAACGCCGCCTGGGCGAAGGAAACGATCAATAAGTACCCCAAGGGTCGAGAGCAGTCTGCCGTCATCCCGTTGTTGATGCGCGCTCAGGACCAGGACGGCTGGGTCACGAAGGCCGCCATCGAGTCGATCGCGGACATGCTCGGCATGCCGTACATCCGCGCGCTCGAAGTTGCGACCTTCTACACCCAGTTCCAGTTGAAGCCGGTCGGCACGCGCGCCCACATTCAGGTTTGCGGTACGACGCCCTGCATGCTGCGTGGCGCCGAAGACCTGATCAAGGTCTGCAAGAGCAAGATTGCCCATGATCCCTTCACCCTGAACGAGAGTGGCACGCTTTCTTGGGAAGAAGTCGAATGTCAGGGCGCCTGCGTCAACGCGCCGATGGTTATGATCTTCAAGGACACCTTCGAAGACCTGACGCCCGAGCAACTCGAGCAGATCATCGACCGTTTCGAAGCAGGCAAGGGTGCTGAAATCACCCCCGGTCCGCAGATCGATCGCATCTATTCGGCTCCGGAAGGCGGCCCGACGACCCTCATGCTTGCGGATGCGGCTCCGGCCAAGGCTGCGTCCAGCGCCGCCAAGAAGGTGAGCGATGCTCCGGCCGTCTCCGTACCGCCGTCGAATGCCGGCCGCGCCAAGACCGCGTCGGCCGTGACCGACGCATCGCTGAAGACCCCGGCGACGGCAAAGGCGGAAGCCGCTGCCAACGCCAAGGTGGAAGGCGACACTGTCGACAAGTCGAAGCCGGCCAAGGCTGCTGCCGTCTCCGGCAAGCCGTCGCTGGAGGACAAGAACCGTCCGGCCGGCATCGAGAAGCCGGCAGCGACCGACGATCTCAAGATGATCTCGGGCGTCGGTCCGAAGATCGAGGGTACGCTCAACGAACTGGGCATCTACACCTACGCGCAAGTTGCTTCGTGGAAGAAGGCGGAGCGCGAGTGGGTCGACGGATACCTGAATTTCAAGGGCCGCATCGAACGCGACGACTGGGTCAAGCAGGCCAAGGCGCTCGCCAATGGCGGCGAAGCCGAATACATCAAGGTCTTCGGCAAGAAGCCGCGGTAA
- the nuoK gene encoding NADH-quinone oxidoreductase subunit NuoK — MEIGISHYLTVSAILFTLGVFGIFLNRKNVIVILMSVELILLAVNINMVAFSAFLNDITGQVFALFILTVAAAEAAIGLAILVVFYRNRGSIAVEDVNMMKG; from the coding sequence ATGGAAATCGGAATTTCCCACTATCTCACCGTCAGCGCCATCCTGTTCACGCTGGGCGTCTTCGGCATCTTCCTGAACCGGAAGAACGTCATCGTCATCCTGATGTCGGTCGAACTCATTCTTCTTGCGGTCAACATCAACATGGTCGCCTTCTCGGCGTTCCTGAATGACATCACTGGCCAGGTCTTTGCCCTGTTCATCCTGACCGTCGCGGCTGCGGAAGCGGCCATCGGACTTGCAATTCTCGTCGTCTTCTACCGCAACCGCGGCTCGATCGCTGTTGAAGACGTCAACATGATGAAGGGCTGA